The Bacteroidales bacterium genome has a window encoding:
- the der gene encoding ribosome biogenesis GTPase Der, producing the protein MGNIVAIVGRPNVGKSTFFNRLTETRQAIVDEVSGVTRDRHYGKVIWNGHEFSIIDTGGYVTNSDDVFEEEIRKQVLLAIEEADVVLFLVDVVSGITDLDQTIAGMLRKIQKPVLLVVNKVDNSNRLYDASVFYGLGLGEYSALSSINGSGTGDMLDRLTSMFAKKVEEEEEEEIPRIAVVGRPNVGKSSLVNALIGEERNIVTPISGTTRDSIHTRYTKFNHDFYLVDTAGLRKKGKVKEDLEFYSVMRSVRAIEYADICMLLIDATQGIESQDVNIFHLIERNRKGVVVLVNKWDLVDKETRTMKKFEEAVKKRLEPFVDVPVLFVSALTKQRIHKALDLAIEVYKNRQVRIPTSKLNEVMQKAIAEYHPPSVKGKHVKVKYVTQLPTHAPAFAFYCNLPQYIREPYKRYLENQIRKHFKFTGVPIRIFMRKK; encoded by the coding sequence ATGGGAAATATTGTAGCCATCGTTGGAAGACCCAATGTGGGAAAATCCACTTTCTTTAACCGCCTGACCGAAACCCGCCAGGCCATCGTCGATGAAGTCAGTGGTGTTACACGCGACCGGCACTATGGGAAGGTGATCTGGAACGGGCATGAATTCAGTATCATCGATACCGGCGGATATGTCACCAACTCGGATGATGTTTTTGAGGAGGAGATACGAAAGCAGGTTCTGCTTGCCATTGAAGAAGCCGATGTGGTGCTCTTTCTGGTAGACGTTGTTTCAGGGATTACCGACCTGGACCAGACCATTGCCGGCATGCTGCGGAAGATCCAGAAACCGGTATTGCTTGTGGTAAACAAAGTGGATAATTCCAACAGGCTCTATGATGCCAGTGTTTTCTACGGACTCGGACTGGGCGAGTACTCGGCTCTCTCCTCCATCAACGGGAGTGGTACCGGTGATATGCTGGACCGGCTTACCTCCATGTTCGCAAAAAAGGTGGAAGAGGAAGAGGAGGAAGAGATCCCCAGAATTGCGGTGGTTGGCCGTCCCAATGTGGGGAAATCCTCCCTGGTGAATGCCCTGATCGGAGAGGAGAGAAATATAGTAACCCCCATCTCGGGTACCACCCGCGATTCCATTCATACCCGCTATACCAAGTTCAATCATGATTTCTACCTGGTGGATACAGCCGGACTCCGGAAAAAGGGGAAGGTGAAGGAAGACCTGGAGTTCTATTCGGTCATGAGATCGGTCCGGGCCATCGAATATGCCGATATCTGCATGCTGCTCATCGATGCCACCCAGGGGATTGAGTCGCAGGATGTAAACATCTTTCATCTTATAGAACGTAACCGGAAGGGGGTGGTGGTGCTGGTCAATAAATGGGACCTGGTGGACAAGGAGACCCGGACCATGAAAAAATTCGAAGAGGCTGTTAAAAAAAGGCTCGAGCCTTTTGTGGATGTACCCGTGCTGTTTGTTTCCGCGCTCACCAAACAAAGGATCCATAAAGCCCTGGACCTGGCCATAGAGGTCTATAAGAACCGGCAGGTCCGGATTCCCACATCGAAGCTGAATGAGGTGATGCAGAAGGCCATTGCGGAGTATCATCCTCCCTCGGTGAAGGGCAAGCACGTTAAGGTTAAGTATGTGACACAGCTTCCCACGCATGCCCCTGCATTTGCATTTTACTGTAATCTGCCCCAGTACATCCGTGAACCCTATAAACGTTACCTGGAAAACCAGATCCGGAAACACTTCAAATTCACCGGAGTCCCCATCCGGATTTTCATGCGAAAAAAATAG